The following are encoded in a window of Streptomyces sp. Go-475 genomic DNA:
- a CDS encoding MoxR family ATPase: MSAQEQTAPNGWRIFHGTGSAPAVPPALPAPPPWRMFRGDPPRPVPPADPQAALRRLGPGDVTPQLGEEEIDVVNAALLLRRPLLITGPPGVGKSTLAYLISRELGLGRVLEWNIVSRTTLRDGLYAHDAMGRAQAIAAWRAGLRQAEAWEPEPGEAVPDDAEPGDAVPDDAVPAEGVNMALPQNPRQLPPVLGDFITLGPLGTALLPYDRPRVLLVDELDKSDIDLPNDLLHVLENGSYDVPELVRDAADTARVHTSDPGGRAEVRDGRVECREFPVVVITSNGEREFPAAFRRRCLPLEMRTPTREQLLAMVEGHLGTRPRGTEDLVDLFVQRVQAGGTHSLDQLLNAVQMTTAGGFQADGDGRKLVEMLLRDLAKGR, encoded by the coding sequence ATGAGCGCGCAGGAGCAGACGGCCCCGAACGGCTGGCGGATCTTCCACGGCACGGGCAGCGCCCCCGCCGTCCCGCCCGCACTGCCCGCCCCGCCGCCCTGGCGCATGTTCCGCGGCGACCCGCCCCGGCCCGTGCCGCCGGCCGACCCCCAGGCCGCGCTGCGCCGCCTGGGCCCCGGCGACGTGACCCCGCAGCTGGGCGAGGAAGAGATCGACGTCGTCAACGCCGCGCTGCTGCTGCGCCGCCCCCTGCTGATCACGGGTCCGCCCGGCGTCGGCAAGTCCACCCTGGCCTACCTCATCTCCCGCGAGCTCGGCCTGGGCCGGGTCCTCGAATGGAACATCGTCAGCCGCACCACCCTGCGCGACGGCCTCTACGCCCACGACGCGATGGGCCGGGCCCAGGCCATCGCCGCGTGGCGGGCCGGGCTGCGCCAGGCGGAGGCCTGGGAGCCGGAGCCGGGCGAGGCGGTGCCGGACGACGCGGAGCCGGGCGACGCCGTGCCGGACGATGCCGTGCCCGCCGAGGGCGTCAACATGGCGCTACCTCAAAATCCTCGTCAACTTCCCCCGGTTCTGGGCGACTTCATCACACTGGGCCCCCTGGGGACGGCGCTGCTGCCCTACGATCGTCCCCGTGTGCTTCTCGTCGACGAGCTCGACAAGAGCGACATCGACCTGCCGAACGACCTGCTGCACGTCCTGGAGAACGGAAGCTATGACGTCCCGGAGCTGGTGCGCGACGCCGCGGACACCGCGCGCGTCCACACCAGCGACCCCGGGGGCCGCGCCGAGGTGCGCGACGGGCGGGTCGAGTGCCGGGAGTTCCCGGTCGTGGTGATCACCAGCAACGGAGAGCGCGAGTTCCCCGCGGCCTTCCGCCGGCGCTGCCTGCCGCTGGAGATGCGCACGCCCACCCGGGAGCAACTCCTGGCCATGGTCGAGGGGCACCTCGGAACCCGCCCGCGGGGCACGGAAGACCTGGTCGACCTGTTCGTCCAGCGCGTCCAGGCCGGCGGCACCCACTCCCTGGACCAGTTGCTGAACGCGGTCCAGATGACTACCGCGGGTGGTTTCCAGGCGGATGGTGACGGGCGTAAGCTCGTGGAAATGCTCCTACGCGACCTCGCGAAGGGCCGCTGA
- the fxsT gene encoding FxSxx-COOH system tetratricopeptide repeat protein, which yields MKGYPREHASGLGDGFPVSGSSPPSAFPESADQAAEHGATVPGALEQPVPRWQDVADAVWLAAYWNRHGGPAAPGQDRAPALTAERPAPTPVRPPGVQDANPADPADPADPPDTPPAGRPGPADNAPDAVHLPQPPATPGTPAPPEGADDRPRQWAAPALPGEAAAAARLLPDAEGRFTLRLGQPLLPADDRPRQAPARTTALFARALHQLARRVPSRDTLELDEETTAEQGVVDGMWMPFLRPARTAAFDLVLLVDDAPTLRIWDESTARLAQAAEHSGAFRAVRTVRVHVPRTGTATLRWTTGRAAADPAELLDGRGDRVFLVVTDGLAHGWAAPAADDLLGRLAHAGPTALVHLLPPHLRHRTSLYPYPAVLEAGGFGAANDGLEHWAPPGGPDPLRPLPDAGDGSVPVPVLSLKPGSLAAWADLVTGERGVRRALPVVLAGTLTKGSPAPGLRAPRFPRAAKAAVRRFFTLATPAARRLATQLAAIPFEFDLVEQLRRRTMPETGPDHLAEILMGGLIDWDSGGEGHPEFADGVREELLATTTRSQLAHTVSLVGELPAAGARGVALRAALRDPLGATLPDPSERGWVRSELAVMRALSGPYSERARRIEPGLSRARGPGAAERVSSGMSGAAPSEVNRAAPWGLSDGTGSLPPSNGPEEPGEPPVPPLVTDAVPQDPSEAEPLMPSTTTATPALLVNVPLRNTSFVGRQALLSAVEEQLGAQDTAAVLPNALHGLGGVGKSQLALEYVYTHQHDYRVICWIPAERESLILAALAQLAAQLGVAPTGQDSLGAPAANTAVPAVLEALRTGTPYDNWLLVFDNAEDVEAVRQYFPTNGPGKVIVTSRNRAWERVATSLPVNVFEREESIELLQKRSPDLSTEDADRLAEALGDLPLAVEQAGAWRAVTGMQVDEYLDLLAQRSPEILELDPAPDYPVSVAAAWDISLERIQQNNPGARQLLDICASMAPEPIPRAMLRGSRGVNVTPEVDPLLRESIKLNRAVRDLSQFSLVKVDPRSDTLQMHRLLQTVLLAKLSAEERERMRDAAHQLLSAAKPGPYGSSLEWRAYQALLPHVLTSQAVSSTDTYVRELVFDTVWFLYYWGDHVGAADLARQAWSAWLAASGEEDIHVIRMMKSLGFLLRQIGQVPESIPLTEKALEISRRTDVDPENLIDSLCEMADAHGYQGRFDEARALTQEATELARSLFGPDDPMTLRATHSWGVALRLCGRFREALPLDQENAQQRELLFGPASFFTLNTLNALSIDMRESGDYPGARDFQEDAYRRARSELGEEHPLTLRIARNLAVCRRRDGAYTEAAKLSEETLRRFVARYGPDHFDAMSSATNVSVDQRLAGDLESSRQLAEVTLRRFEQRLGENHAYTLLTKANLATTLRTLGALDQAQELEDDAASRLADGVGAQHVTTLTVAIGQANTAYARVDFERAHEIDQANLPLLAEVAGEEHPLTLSCMANLGLDLRGLGRGAEADELQRKATDGFARVVRADHPWLLAARQRRRIECDMAPMPL from the coding sequence ATGAAGGGCTATCCCAGGGAGCACGCATCCGGGCTCGGCGACGGATTCCCCGTTTCGGGGTCGTCGCCCCCTTCGGCGTTCCCCGAGTCCGCCGACCAGGCGGCAGAGCACGGAGCAACGGTCCCGGGCGCCCTGGAACAGCCCGTCCCGCGCTGGCAGGACGTCGCCGACGCGGTCTGGCTCGCCGCGTACTGGAACCGCCACGGCGGCCCGGCCGCACCCGGCCAGGACCGCGCGCCCGCCCTGACGGCCGAGCGCCCGGCCCCGACTCCCGTACGCCCACCGGGCGTCCAGGACGCCAACCCGGCGGACCCGGCGGATCCGGCGGACCCACCGGACACGCCCCCGGCCGGCAGGCCCGGCCCCGCCGACAACGCCCCCGACGCCGTACACCTCCCGCAGCCGCCCGCCACGCCCGGCACCCCGGCCCCGCCGGAGGGCGCCGACGACCGGCCGCGGCAGTGGGCGGCCCCCGCGCTGCCCGGCGAAGCCGCCGCCGCGGCCCGCCTGTTACCCGACGCCGAAGGCCGTTTCACCCTGCGCCTCGGACAGCCGCTGCTGCCCGCCGACGACCGCCCGCGGCAGGCCCCGGCCCGCACCACCGCCCTGTTCGCCCGCGCCCTGCACCAGCTGGCCCGGCGCGTGCCCTCCCGCGACACCCTGGAACTGGACGAGGAGACCACCGCCGAACAGGGAGTCGTGGACGGCATGTGGATGCCCTTCCTGCGGCCCGCCCGCACCGCCGCCTTCGACCTGGTCCTGCTCGTCGACGACGCCCCCACCCTGCGCATCTGGGACGAGTCCACCGCCCGCCTCGCCCAGGCCGCCGAGCACAGCGGCGCCTTCCGTGCCGTGCGCACGGTCCGGGTCCACGTGCCGCGCACCGGGACCGCCACCCTGCGCTGGACCACCGGCCGGGCCGCCGCCGACCCCGCCGAACTCCTCGACGGCCGCGGCGACCGGGTCTTCCTCGTCGTCACCGACGGGCTCGCGCACGGCTGGGCCGCGCCCGCCGCCGACGACCTGCTCGGCCGTCTCGCCCACGCCGGCCCCACCGCCCTGGTCCATCTGCTGCCGCCGCACCTGCGCCACCGCACCTCGCTCTACCCGTATCCGGCCGTCCTGGAGGCCGGTGGGTTCGGCGCCGCCAACGACGGGCTGGAGCACTGGGCGCCGCCCGGCGGGCCCGACCCCCTGCGGCCGCTGCCCGACGCGGGCGACGGCTCGGTCCCCGTGCCGGTGCTCTCCCTGAAGCCCGGCTCCCTCGCGGCCTGGGCGGATCTGGTCACCGGGGAGCGCGGTGTGCGCCGCGCCCTGCCGGTCGTCCTGGCCGGCACCCTCACCAAGGGCTCTCCCGCGCCCGGCCTGCGCGCCCCGCGCTTCCCGCGCGCCGCCAAGGCCGCCGTGCGCCGCTTCTTCACGCTCGCCACCCCGGCCGCGCGCCGGCTCGCCACCCAACTGGCCGCCATCCCCTTCGAGTTCGACCTCGTCGAGCAGCTGCGCCGGCGCACGATGCCGGAGACCGGCCCGGACCACCTCGCCGAGATCCTGATGGGCGGGCTGATCGACTGGGACAGCGGCGGCGAGGGGCACCCCGAGTTCGCCGACGGAGTCCGCGAGGAACTGCTCGCCACCACCACCCGCAGCCAACTCGCCCACACCGTCAGCCTGGTGGGTGAGCTGCCCGCCGCGGGCGCCCGGGGGGTCGCGCTGCGCGCCGCCCTGCGCGACCCCCTGGGCGCGACGCTGCCCGACCCCTCCGAGCGGGGCTGGGTGCGCAGCGAGCTGGCCGTGATGCGGGCGCTCTCGGGGCCGTACTCCGAGCGGGCCCGCCGGATCGAGCCCGGACTCTCCCGGGCCCGCGGGCCCGGTGCCGCCGAACGAGTGAGTTCGGGAATGTCCGGAGCTGCACCCTCTGAGGTGAACCGCGCGGCTCCTTGGGGATTGTCCGACGGAACGGGAAGTCTGCCTCCGTCGAACGGACCCGAAGAACCTGGAGAACCACCCGTGCCACCCCTGGTAACCGACGCCGTCCCACAAGATCCCTCGGAGGCTGAGCCCCTCATGCCGAGCACCACGACCGCAACGCCCGCCCTCCTGGTGAACGTGCCCCTGCGGAACACCTCGTTCGTCGGCCGGCAGGCGCTGCTGAGTGCCGTGGAGGAGCAGCTGGGGGCCCAGGACACGGCGGCGGTGCTGCCCAACGCCCTGCACGGCCTCGGCGGCGTCGGCAAGTCTCAGCTGGCACTGGAGTACGTCTACACCCACCAGCACGACTACCGGGTGATCTGCTGGATCCCCGCCGAGCGCGAGAGCCTCATCCTCGCCGCCCTGGCCCAGCTGGCGGCACAGCTGGGCGTCGCCCCGACCGGACAGGACAGCCTCGGCGCACCCGCCGCCAACACGGCCGTCCCGGCCGTCCTGGAGGCCCTGCGCACCGGAACGCCGTACGACAACTGGCTGCTGGTGTTCGACAACGCGGAGGACGTCGAAGCGGTGCGCCAGTACTTCCCGACGAACGGACCGGGCAAGGTCATCGTCACCTCCCGGAACCGCGCCTGGGAGCGGGTGGCCACGTCGTTGCCCGTCAACGTGTTCGAGCGCGAGGAGTCGATCGAGCTCCTCCAGAAGCGGTCGCCCGACCTGTCCACCGAGGACGCCGACCGGCTGGCCGAGGCGCTGGGCGACCTGCCGCTCGCGGTGGAGCAGGCGGGCGCCTGGCGGGCGGTCACCGGCATGCAGGTCGACGAGTACCTCGATCTGCTGGCGCAGCGCAGCCCCGAGATCCTGGAACTCGACCCGGCTCCCGACTACCCGGTCTCCGTCGCCGCCGCCTGGGACATCTCGCTGGAGCGGATCCAGCAGAACAACCCCGGCGCCCGGCAGCTGCTCGACATCTGCGCCAGCATGGCCCCCGAGCCCATTCCCCGGGCGATGCTGCGCGGCAGCCGCGGGGTCAACGTCACGCCCGAGGTCGACCCGCTGCTGCGCGAGTCGATCAAACTGAACCGCGCCGTCCGCGATCTCAGCCAGTTCTCCCTGGTCAAGGTCGACCCGCGGTCCGACACCCTCCAGATGCACCGTCTGCTCCAGACCGTGCTCCTGGCCAAGCTGAGCGCCGAAGAGCGGGAGCGGATGCGGGACGCCGCCCACCAGCTGCTGTCGGCCGCGAAGCCCGGCCCCTACGGCTCGTCGCTGGAATGGCGGGCCTACCAGGCGCTGCTGCCGCACGTGCTCACCTCCCAGGCCGTGAGCAGCACCGACACCTATGTGCGGGAGCTGGTCTTCGACACCGTGTGGTTCCTCTACTACTGGGGAGACCACGTGGGCGCCGCCGACCTGGCCCGCCAGGCCTGGAGCGCCTGGCTCGCGGCCTCGGGCGAGGAGGACATCCACGTCATCCGGATGATGAAGAGCCTCGGCTTCCTGCTCCGGCAGATCGGCCAGGTCCCCGAGTCCATCCCGCTCACCGAGAAGGCCCTGGAGATCTCCCGGCGCACCGACGTCGACCCGGAGAACCTGATCGACTCGCTGTGCGAGATGGCTGACGCCCACGGCTACCAGGGCCGGTTCGACGAGGCCCGGGCCCTGACCCAGGAGGCCACCGAGCTGGCCCGGTCCCTGTTCGGGCCGGACGATCCGATGACCCTGCGCGCCACCCACTCCTGGGGCGTCGCCCTGCGGCTGTGCGGCCGGTTCCGGGAGGCCCTGCCGCTCGACCAGGAGAACGCCCAGCAGCGTGAGCTGCTGTTCGGCCCGGCCAGTTTCTTCACCCTCAACACCCTCAACGCCCTCTCCATCGACATGCGCGAGAGCGGGGACTACCCCGGCGCCCGCGACTTCCAGGAGGACGCGTACCGCCGGGCCCGCAGTGAACTCGGCGAGGAGCACCCGCTCACGCTGCGCATCGCCCGGAACCTCGCGGTCTGCCGGCGCCGTGACGGGGCGTACACCGAGGCGGCCAAGCTCTCGGAGGAGACGCTGCGGCGCTTCGTCGCCCGCTACGGCCCGGACCACTTCGACGCCATGTCGTCGGCGACCAACGTGTCCGTCGACCAGCGGCTGGCCGGCGACCTCGAAAGCTCCCGCCAGCTGGCCGAGGTGACGCTGCGGCGGTTCGAGCAGCGCCTGGGCGAGAACCACGCGTACACGCTGCTGACCAAGGCGAACCTGGCCACCACACTGCGTACGCTCGGTGCCCTGGACCAGGCGCAGGAGCTGGAGGACGACGCGGCGAGCCGGCTCGCGGACGGAGTGGGAGCACAGCACGTCACCACGCTGACGGTCGCCATCGGCCAGGCCAACACCGCCTACGCGCGGGTCGACTTCGAGCGGGCGCACGAGATCGACCAGGCCAATCTGCCGCTGCTCGCCGAGGTGGCCGGCGAGGAGCACCCGCTGACGCTCTCCTGCATGGCGAACCTCGGGCTCGACCTGCGGGGCCTGGGGCGCGGGGCGGAGGCCGACGAGCTCCAGCGCAAGGCGACGGACGGGTTCGCCCGCGTGGTGCGCGCCGACCACCCCTGGCTCCTCGCGGCCCGCCAGCGCCGCCGTATCGAGTGCGACATGGCCCCGATGCCGCTGTAG
- a CDS encoding cation:proton antiporter: protein MSADAVVTHFLFASALILAVGHGAGWLAQRLKQPYIVGQLTAGIALGPSLLGSTAPDAYALLFPDEIDTALTGLAQFALVVFLFAVGYELDLKILGDRARTAVTVALAAFVVPMAVGSGCALLFREQLRALDMPGLTVGMVLFAGVALSITAVPVLTAIVRENGLADSVPGVLAVSAAGLLDVIGWTVLAGTMLDSDSGHDALGWQWRALAAAAFAAVMLLAARPLLRRLLWRTRMEPSLRLALLIGFACASASVTQFLGLHAICGALLAGIVCPREDNGTLDPDLLRPLHVVSSLLVPYFFVFSGQSVALNGMTATGWLTLLVVTVLAVTTKVASGTVAARLGGLDRDDARTVGVLLSARGLTELIALNAGLQAGLVSKPLYTVLVFMALATTLLTQPLLLLVRRPAAREASRTEEVPAPRPPTEAFPKPADGTSTTPVVDAG from the coding sequence GTGAGCGCTGACGCGGTGGTCACGCATTTCCTGTTCGCCTCGGCCCTGATCCTGGCGGTCGGCCATGGCGCCGGCTGGCTGGCCCAGCGGCTGAAGCAGCCCTACATCGTGGGCCAGTTGACGGCGGGCATCGCCCTGGGCCCCTCGCTGCTCGGCAGTACGGCGCCGGACGCCTACGCCCTGCTGTTCCCCGACGAGATCGACACCGCGCTGACCGGCCTCGCGCAGTTCGCCCTGGTGGTCTTCCTGTTCGCGGTGGGCTACGAGCTGGACCTGAAGATCCTGGGCGACCGGGCGCGCACGGCGGTGACGGTGGCGCTGGCGGCGTTCGTCGTCCCGATGGCGGTGGGCAGCGGCTGCGCGCTGCTGTTCCGGGAGCAGCTGCGGGCGCTGGACATGCCCGGGCTCACGGTCGGCATGGTGCTGTTCGCCGGGGTCGCCCTGTCGATAACGGCCGTACCGGTGCTGACGGCCATCGTGCGGGAGAACGGCCTGGCCGACTCGGTGCCGGGCGTCCTCGCGGTGTCCGCCGCCGGACTGCTCGACGTGATCGGGTGGACGGTGCTGGCCGGGACGATGCTGGACAGCGACAGCGGACACGACGCGCTGGGCTGGCAGTGGCGGGCCCTCGCCGCGGCGGCTTTCGCGGCGGTGATGCTGTTGGCGGCCCGGCCGCTGCTGCGCAGGCTGCTGTGGCGGACCCGCATGGAGCCGTCCCTGCGGCTGGCGCTGCTCATCGGCTTCGCCTGCGCGTCGGCGTCCGTGACGCAGTTCCTCGGGCTGCACGCCATCTGCGGGGCGCTGCTCGCGGGAATCGTCTGCCCCCGCGAGGACAACGGCACGCTGGACCCGGACCTGCTGCGGCCGCTGCACGTCGTCAGCTCGCTCCTGGTGCCCTACTTCTTCGTCTTCTCGGGGCAGTCCGTCGCGCTGAACGGCATGACCGCCACGGGATGGCTCACCCTGCTGGTGGTGACGGTGCTGGCGGTCACCACGAAGGTCGCCAGCGGCACGGTCGCGGCCCGGCTGGGCGGGCTGGACCGCGACGACGCGCGGACCGTCGGTGTCCTGCTGAGCGCCCGCGGCCTGACGGAGCTGATCGCCCTCAACGCGGGTCTGCAGGCGGGCCTGGTGAGCAAGCCCCTCTACACGGTGCTGGTCTTCATGGCGCTGGCCACGACGCTGCTCACCCAGCCCCTGCTCCTCCTGGTCCGCCGCCCGGCCGCGCGCGAGGCGAGCCGCACCGAGGAGGTTCCCGCGCCCCGGCCCCCTACGGAGGCCTTCCCGAAACCGGCCGACGGCACCTCCACCACGCCCGTGGTGGACGCGGGCTGA
- a CDS encoding alpha/beta fold hydrolase, which translates to MATVVFIHGTGVREPGFSKLAGRVAAGLTALRGGLRIVPYYWGGTHGATLAAGGVSLPAEPGGTSRALTGPDGEEETAAAWAALYADPYAELALAAAGTPQVTERAPGSLPPDQAVRARLAALAAQGDAPAAELGPGLARAAADLAAHPLLAPAAAALAHDDLAALAARSLTARVIAEALDSDAPLVPVGDSRDAVADRLAEALGAPPRGTERGVRSLVLRVAGSAASRAVVRRRRALTEAAHPAAGDILRYLSRGEAARAGLRDLVRGLEPPVTLVGHSLGGIIALDTLVSAPLPQVRLLVTAGSQGPFLYESGSLPSLEHPAPLPPHVPDWLNLYDRRDLLSYLGAGLFPGRVTDVPVDSRQPFPAAHSAYWTNPEVYRHIVERLP; encoded by the coding sequence ATGGCGACGGTCGTCTTCATCCATGGAACAGGGGTGCGCGAACCAGGCTTCTCGAAGCTTGCGGGGCGCGTGGCGGCCGGACTGACCGCCCTGCGCGGCGGACTTCGCATCGTGCCGTACTACTGGGGCGGCACGCACGGCGCCACGCTCGCGGCGGGCGGGGTCAGCCTCCCCGCCGAGCCCGGCGGCACGTCCCGAGCGCTCACCGGGCCCGACGGCGAGGAGGAGACCGCCGCCGCCTGGGCCGCCCTCTACGCCGACCCGTACGCCGAACTCGCCCTGGCCGCGGCCGGAACGCCGCAGGTCACCGAGCGGGCGCCCGGTTCCCTGCCCCCGGATCAGGCGGTCCGGGCCCGACTGGCCGCCCTCGCGGCCCAAGGCGACGCCCCCGCCGCCGAGTTGGGCCCCGGGCTGGCCCGCGCCGCCGCGGACCTGGCCGCCCATCCGCTGCTCGCCCCGGCCGCGGCGGCCCTCGCCCACGACGACCTCGCGGCCCTCGCCGCCCGCAGCCTGACCGCCCGGGTGATCGCCGAGGCCCTGGACTCCGACGCCCCGCTCGTCCCGGTCGGCGACAGCCGTGACGCCGTCGCCGACCGGCTCGCCGAGGCACTCGGTGCACCGCCCCGGGGCACGGAACGCGGGGTGCGCTCCCTGGTGCTGCGTGTGGCGGGTTCCGCGGCATCGCGTGCCGTCGTGCGCCGTCGGCGCGCCCTCACCGAGGCCGCGCACCCCGCCGCCGGCGACATCCTGCGCTACCTCAGCCGCGGCGAGGCGGCCCGCGCCGGCCTGCGCGACCTGGTGCGCGGCCTGGAGCCGCCCGTCACCCTCGTAGGCCACAGCCTGGGCGGCATCATCGCCCTGGACACGCTGGTCTCCGCCCCCCTGCCCCAGGTCCGGCTCCTGGTGACGGCGGGCTCCCAGGGCCCCTTCCTCTACGAGTCCGGATCGCTGCCGTCCCTGGAACACCCCGCCCCGCTCCCGCCGCACGTGCCGGACTGGCTGAACCTGTACGACCGCCGCGACCTGCTCTCCTACCTCGGCGCGGGCCTGTTCCCCGGGCGCGTCACGGACGTCCCGGTCGACAGCCGCCAGCCCTTCCCGGCCGCCCACAGCGCCTACTGGACGAACCCCGAGGTGTACCGGCACATCGTGGAGCGGCTGCCGTGA
- a CDS encoding caspase family protein: MNPARVHALIVGVERYDAGPGWDLPGPARDAVAFHRLLRAAGVPDAQLRLHLAPLPPYVPEVAHRPADHATLRRVLVRELPLEQGDVLWVWWGGHGVLDRAGHLRLFCADASAADKLGIDLDSALDRYAGDAVPSFGEQFWIVDACETFEEDLALREPLPPDALPAGRRNLAHRQTLLRAAGRGRTAANDPERGTGLFSEILLGLLTDRAAVLPAPPDPEGLFPAVRARIAALREAGRTLQYPEIRLQSPERTDIVAPARADAGARPASPLQRAVDALLAYPLMQDPVERQAVVASLDPRVTATLSRHPKARTDVVGILNGLARRRPRALWDLFDAVVALDDDPDLRKQLSAALGEFAASLQRPGDQK; the protein is encoded by the coding sequence GTGAACCCCGCCCGGGTGCACGCGCTGATCGTCGGCGTCGAGCGGTACGACGCCGGGCCCGGCTGGGACCTGCCCGGCCCGGCCCGGGACGCCGTCGCCTTCCACCGGTTGCTGCGGGCGGCCGGGGTGCCCGACGCGCAGCTCCGGCTCCACCTCGCCCCGCTCCCGCCGTACGTCCCCGAGGTCGCCCACCGGCCCGCCGACCACGCCACCCTGCGCCGCGTCCTCGTGCGGGAACTGCCCCTGGAGCAGGGCGACGTCCTCTGGGTGTGGTGGGGCGGACACGGCGTCCTCGACCGGGCCGGGCACCTGCGGTTGTTCTGCGCCGACGCCAGTGCCGCCGACAAGCTGGGCATCGACCTGGACTCCGCGCTCGACCGGTACGCCGGGGACGCCGTGCCCTCGTTCGGCGAGCAGTTCTGGATCGTGGACGCCTGCGAGACCTTCGAGGAGGACCTCGCCCTGCGGGAGCCGCTGCCGCCGGACGCCCTGCCGGCGGGGCGGCGCAACCTCGCCCACCGGCAGACACTGCTGCGGGCGGCCGGGCGGGGGCGGACCGCCGCCAACGACCCCGAGCGCGGTACGGGGCTGTTCTCCGAGATCCTGCTCGGGCTGCTCACCGACCGGGCCGCCGTCCTGCCCGCGCCGCCCGATCCGGAGGGACTGTTTCCGGCCGTACGGGCACGTATCGCGGCCCTCAGGGAAGCGGGACGTACTCTGCAGTATCCGGAGATTCGGCTGCAGAGCCCCGAGCGCACCGACATCGTGGCGCCGGCGCGGGCGGACGCCGGGGCGCGTCCGGCGTCACCGCTGCAGCGGGCCGTGGACGCCCTCCTCGCCTATCCGCTGATGCAGGATCCCGTCGAACGGCAGGCCGTGGTCGCCTCCTTGGACCCGCGGGTCACTGCCACGCTGTCCCGTCACCCCAAGGCGCGTACGGATGTCGTCGGCATCCTCAACGGGCTCGCCCGGCGTCGGCCGCGGGCACTGTGGGACCTGTTCGACGCCGTGGTCGCCCTCGACGACGACCCGGACCTCAGGAAGCAACTCAGCGCTGCTCTGGGCGAGTTCGCCGCCTCGCTGCAACGCCCGGGCGATCAGAAGTGA
- a CDS encoding HEXXH motif domain-containing protein: MPSEPRPAPFRMPERIFAELAAGGGSAEAVAFLERAERARRLLLLRTLLDGLDALRTPLSPAADAWGVLKDAAAAAPGPVDRLLLAPATGGWIAHLLRRLHGTASGPPLWAEAGHLCTLAVAASLHAGTRADLRVPLTDGALPLPGLGLARLTEPAAGLTTGRARTRGGELTLSGPGRDGGTVSVTLRPAPHPLPAPEAPTPTWLPLRTLTHRTPTGPVAIPLDDLDPYRDLDDPLPPARLDQAEAEAWQRLFEEAAALLAAPGGDGPGRFDPGAVRAVVPWGRTGTLPPAPPTVLVSASSGDSFGAMVIARPSSALALAETLVHEFQHSKLAALLHLFPLLDDDRQERYYAPWRPDPRHLTGLLHGAYAFTGVAGFWRDRLAVATDERAADTAGYHFALRRLQSRLVVRTLLAEGRLTPQGRALVSGLARTLDGWLREPVPRPALARARAAAALHRTEWRLRNVDPVGESPSDGPRFRPDRASWPDVRTHAFAVRPVAPHTADEHLAAGDAAAALARYAGQLAADPAEPHALAGWIVARSVLAPGRETRRMLARPELLQPLPSG, from the coding sequence ATGCCCAGCGAGCCGCGCCCCGCCCCGTTCCGCATGCCCGAGCGGATCTTCGCGGAACTGGCCGCGGGAGGCGGCTCCGCGGAGGCCGTCGCCTTCCTCGAACGGGCCGAGCGGGCGCGTCGGTTGCTGCTCCTGCGGACCCTGCTGGACGGTCTCGACGCGCTGCGCACGCCGCTGAGTCCGGCGGCCGACGCCTGGGGTGTCCTCAAGGACGCCGCCGCGGCCGCGCCCGGACCGGTCGACCGGCTGCTGCTCGCCCCGGCGACCGGCGGCTGGATCGCCCACCTGCTCCGCCGGCTGCACGGCACGGCGTCGGGCCCGCCGCTGTGGGCCGAGGCCGGGCACCTGTGCACCCTGGCCGTAGCGGCGTCCCTGCACGCCGGCACCCGGGCGGACCTCCGGGTGCCCCTGACCGACGGCGCCCTGCCCTTACCGGGACTGGGACTGGCCCGGCTCACCGAACCGGCAGCGGGACTGACGACCGGTCGGGCGCGCACCAGGGGCGGTGAACTCACCCTCTCCGGCCCGGGCCGCGACGGCGGCACCGTGTCGGTGACACTGCGCCCGGCCCCCCACCCCTTGCCGGCACCGGAGGCCCCCACCCCGACGTGGCTGCCCCTGCGCACCCTCACTCACCGGACCCCCACCGGCCCCGTCGCCATCCCCCTGGACGACCTCGACCCCTACCGCGACCTGGACGATCCGCTCCCGCCCGCACGGCTGGACCAGGCCGAAGCCGAGGCCTGGCAGCGGCTGTTCGAGGAGGCCGCCGCCCTGCTCGCCGCGCCGGGCGGCGACGGGCCGGGCCGGTTCGACCCCGGCGCCGTCCGGGCCGTGGTGCCCTGGGGCCGCACCGGCACCCTGCCGCCCGCCCCGCCCACCGTCCTGGTCTCCGCCTCCAGCGGTGACTCCTTCGGGGCGATGGTGATCGCCCGCCCCTCGTCCGCCCTGGCCCTCGCCGAGACGCTGGTGCACGAGTTCCAGCACAGCAAGCTCGCCGCCCTCCTCCACCTCTTCCCGCTGCTCGACGACGACCGGCAGGAGCGCTACTACGCCCCCTGGCGGCCCGACCCCCGGCACCTCACCGGACTGCTGCACGGCGCCTACGCCTTCACCGGCGTCGCGGGCTTCTGGCGGGACCGCCTGGCCGTGGCGACGGACGAACGGGCGGCCGACACCGCCGGGTACCACTTCGCGCTGCGCCGGCTGCAGAGCCGGCTGGTCGTGCGCACCCTGCTGGCGGAGGGCCGACTCACCCCGCAGGGCCGGGCCCTCGTGTCGGGCCTCGCCCGTACCCTCGACGGCTGGCTGCGCGAGCCGGTCCCGCGCCCCGCCCTCGCCCGGGCCCGGGCGGCGGCCGCGCTGCACCGCACCGAGTGGCGGCTGCGCAACGTCGACCCCGTGGGGGAGTCACCGTCGGACGGCCCCCGCTTCCGCCCCGACCGCGCCTCCTGGCCCGACGTCCGCACCCACGCCTTCGCCGTCCGGCCCGTCGCCCCGCACACCGCCGACGAGCACCTCGCCGCCGGGGACGCGGCCGCCGCGCTCGCCCGCTACGCCGGGCAGCTGGCCGCCGACCCGGCCGAGCCGCACGCCCTGGCCGGCTGGATCGTCGCCCGGTCCGTTCTCGCCCCGGGGCGGGAGACGCGGCGCATGCTGGCGCGGCCGGAGCTGCTCCAGCCGCTGCCGAGCGGATGA